A genomic region of Blattabacterium cuenoti contains the following coding sequences:
- the mraY gene encoding phospho-N-acetylmuramoyl-pentapeptide-transferase → MVFLNNTNSSFPLFFRAGVSFILSICIALFFYKVIILWNKKKNRIGEHVRDLGLTGQKEKEGTPTMGGIIIIASTLIPTIFFSTLSNIYVIILIITTLWMGGLGFIDDYIKIKYNKHGLSAIGKILGQIILGIFIGSTMYFHKNITTISCKNLYVKTPHSIAVEKHGFKTTFPIIINEFDYANILSWHNEKWKKYAWIIFIPIVILFITSLSNGANLTDGIDGLTAGVSSIILGTLSLLSLISSNKIYSYSLHFIYIPNIGEIVIFSFSFLGSLIGFLWFNSYPAQIFMGDTGSLTIGGIIATLAIMTRKELILPILCGIFFIENISVIVQVFYFRFSKKKYGIGKRIFLMAPLHHHFQKLGYHESKIVNRFVIIQMMLSMVVLILLIL, encoded by the coding sequence TCCCGCTATTTTTCAGAGCGGGAGTATCTTTTATTTTATCTATTTGTATAGCATTGTTTTTTTATAAAGTAATTATTTTATGGAATAAAAAAAAAAACAGGATAGGAGAACATGTCCGAGATCTTGGACTTACTGGACAAAAAGAAAAAGAAGGAACTCCAACAATGGGAGGAATTATTATTATAGCTTCTACATTAATTCCTACGATTTTTTTTTCTACATTGAGTAATATATATGTAATTATTCTTATAATCACTACATTATGGATGGGTGGACTTGGATTTATAGATGATTACATCAAAATCAAATATAATAAACACGGACTTAGTGCAATTGGAAAAATATTAGGTCAAATAATCTTAGGCATTTTTATCGGAAGTACAATGTATTTTCATAAGAATATCACGACCATTTCGTGCAAAAATTTATATGTAAAAACACCTCACTCCATAGCAGTGGAAAAACATGGTTTTAAAACGACCTTTCCTATTATTATAAATGAATTTGATTACGCTAATATCTTAAGTTGGCATAATGAAAAATGGAAAAAATACGCCTGGATCATTTTTATTCCTATCGTCATTCTTTTTATTACTTCATTGTCCAATGGCGCTAATCTTACAGATGGAATTGATGGTTTAACAGCTGGAGTTTCTTCTATCATTTTGGGAACATTGTCTTTATTATCCTTAATTTCTAGTAATAAAATTTACTCTTATTCTCTTCATTTTATCTATATTCCTAACATAGGAGAGATTGTGATATTTTCTTTTTCTTTTTTAGGATCATTAATTGGTTTTCTATGGTTTAATAGTTATCCAGCACAAATCTTTATGGGAGACACCGGTAGCTTAACTATAGGTGGGATAATAGCAACCTTAGCTATTATGACTAGAAAAGAATTAATTCTACCCATTCTATGTGGCATTTTTTTTATAGAAAATATTTCTGTAATAGTACAAGTTTTCTATTTTAGATTCTCTAAAAAAAAATATGGAATAGGAAAAAGAATCTTTCTTATGGCTCCTTTACACCATCATTTTCAAAAACTAGGTTATCATGAAAGTAAGATCGTCAATCGTTTTGTTATCATCCAAATGATGCTTTCTATGGTCGTCTTGATTTTGTTAATCCTATAA